Within Mus pahari unplaced genomic scaffold, PAHARI_EIJ_v1.1 scaffold_10886_1, whole genome shotgun sequence, the genomic segment aatcatatGGCATTTGTGTATATCCATATCTTACATGTATAACTATTTACATATCACAAGCATATGTTTAAGACAGTGGTGCAATTTTCTTTATGGCTTTTTCACAAGAAGGGTTAGGAACAGGTTTAACTGCCTACTTATCAAGTACAGATTTTGATAACTAGGTTGTTTGGATAACTACAGCTTCAGACAATGTTTAGTAGTGAACTACGGAAATGATCATTAAAAAGTACAGTTTTACCATTAAATGAACCCACAAATAATGCAAGTAATTTTGgcaaatatatttacaattttatagAAATCACTCTTACTCTTCAATTATTATTCttcatataaatgtataaacattCCAAGTATGACTTGTCAGCACACATATCTTCAAATTCAAACATTATATGCAAGCTTATATTCACTCACTTATCTTGGCAATGTCATTTTCTCATCCTCAGTGGCAGAAGTGCCCAAGATTATGTGGTTCTATGCTATGGACCACAAATATAAACAGAGGTAGCACTGCTCCTGGATCCATCACTCAAAAGCAGTCTTTACCTTAACATATAATCATTTCCATTGGGCATATTTCCCTTGGTCCACCAATACTGAACATTTATGTGTGAGAGACAAACAATTCAGTATCCGAGCTCCTATTTCAGGTGAATTTACACACACTGCTCAACACCTCTTTGGAATCATTTCTTTTGTACCAGCAAAATAGATCTGggaaatgttattattttcttctagaaaatcACCCTCATTTCACCAAATTCTCTCACAGTTCAACTCaagtaaaattaattatatttgttcCCCTATATTTAAAGATGCTCACAGATTTCTAGGGAACATTTTCATATCTTTCCCAAACTCACACTATATAACTGGTGATGAAGCTCTGGGGATGAATGCTTCTCCGCAGTCTCTGCAGTGAcacttttgctgctgctgctgcttcatctCAGAGGATGGCTCATAGTGTGAGACTGTAATATTCTGGTCAGAGTCGCCTGTCCTAAACTCAATTTCACAGAACAATTTATGCGTTCAATGTATATTAGAGGATCGAGTAATATCTATGAAATAACACCTTAATAAGTGATCAGTATTTATTCCCGCTGTCCTTCTCCGTTTTATGAAGGTTGCAGGAAACTAGCTTGGATGGCTAAGATCATCACCTCCTGAGATTGCTAAAGACTTACTCTTGCTGCTGACAAGGGAGAGTTACATCACCCAGCACCATGTGTCTTGTCACCTGAAAGTCACATACACACTTCATGTTTTCTCTGAATAGCCATACAAATTTTGGGTCATTACTCACTAAATATGCTAAATCTTAAAGTGAAATTGATACCTGTCATCTATTTTTTTTGAATGTCCCTTAGATTACTAAATCTCCACATCTCAGAAAGCAAAGATCACCATGAATTCATAAAACAGGAATATTCTAACATCAAGTTCTGGGATAATGAAAAGGTAATGTAGTTTTACGTTGAATAATATAGCACCGAATCTTGTTCCAATAAAAACAGAAGACTTTTCTTAGTGCATGCCTATGTTAACAGCTCTGTATCAGTGGTAGCTATGGTCTCTTTTCTGGTCTGCTCTCAAATTCAGAGACTGTCAGAAAAAGATGCCACTTGATCTATTAGAAGATGTGTGGTTTTCCATATGTGATAAGCATTTACAGAGCAATAGATATGAAATATAAAGTTTGAAAAACCTACCTCTGGGGAAAAATActtaaattgttatttttgacatatatcattattttttatactACTTATATTACATGttgtatttaataaattaaaaatacacaactaataaaaatgttatacatATATGGTTTGTACACTTGcaattttaaatttcagaaaagGCTATGGCTCTTTCAATTGGGAGACCAAGTTTAAATTAAGTATTATCCAGGAGCTCTTATGTATTTATGatttgttaatttaattttacacATATGAATGTTTGAGTACCATTGGCATGCCATCTCATACAGTGTAATATATACTTCAGAACTAGATACGGTCATGAGCCATCTTGTCTTTGCTGGGAATGTAACCCAGGCACTTTGCAAGAGTTAAAAATGCTCTCAACTACTTATCCTGgagagttaaaaaaacaaacaaacaaacaaaagaacatcaCTCTACAGCTACTGTAATTGTATGTTGATGAGCGACTACCATTTGAGACCCTGAAAATTGGGATAATTCATTAATTTACTTGACTAAGCTTTTTAGGAGCAAAACCAATGTAACTGTAAAATATGTGATTTATCATGGTATATTCATGGGGATTTTATAAGATGATTTCTTCCACTAAATGCTGAATTATATATAGGCATACAAGCAtgaatgtgtctatgtatatggaATATTCTAGTGAACTTGAAAATATAATTGGGCACTCCTTTTCCCACAAGCTTTTAACCACTGTATATGTTTTCTACTTCTTTATCGCAAAggtaattacatttttttattttttatttatatttgaaatgttatacattttcctgatttcccctctggaaatcccctatcccataccacctccccctgattctatgagggtgctcccccacccacccacccacccactctcacctcactaTCCGGGCacttccctacactgggacatcgaggcttcacaagaccaaggacctccccttccAGGGATGCCAcaaaagccatcctctgctacacatgctgCTGgggccatgggtctctccatgtgtactctttggttggtggtttaatccctgggaactctgtggggtctgattggttgatattgttattcttcctatggggttaccaacctcttcaactccttcagtcctttctctaactcctccattgggaaccccatgctcagtccaatggttggttgggagcatccacctctgtatttgtcaggctctggcagaccctctaaagagacagctatatcaggttcctgtcagcaagcacttcttgtcatctgcaatagtgtctgggtttggtgtctgtatatgggatggatccccaggtgggacagtctctggatggcatttccttcagtctctattcctcATTTGTCCCAGTATTTCCTATAGACAGGAtcaattctgagttaaaaatttggagatgagtgggtgaccccatcccccAACTGGGGGCCTTGCTTGACCTCTGGTagggtctctacaggttctcacTCCCCTTTGTTACTCATTTCAGATAATCTCAAATCCACAgtttcctgggagcctcttgctttcctgtgacctgggacttgctggtggctacccgaagttccccatctcccacatctacacacctctgttcaaatgcatgaccctctgtatatcatcatGTCTCCTCCCATACATGATTCTGACACCTTTTCCCCCGttaccctcctctcttcctcccatgttagtcccaccctctacctcccatgagtattttgttcccccttttaagaaggactaaAACATtcacactttggacttccttcttcttgagtttgatgtggtttgtaaattgtgtcttgggcattctgagcttctgggctaatatccacatctcagtgaatgtataccatgtgtgttcttttgtgaatgggttacctctctcaggaagataatttctagttctatacatttgaatataatttcataaattcattgtttttaatagctgaataatactccattgtgtaaaagtaccacattttctatatccattcatctgctgaggGACGTTCTTTCCAGGCTCTGgctttataaataaagctgctatgaacaaagtaaagcatgtgtccttgttatgtgttggaacatctttgggtatatgaccaggagtggtatagctgggtgctcaggtagtactatgtgcaattttctgaggagccaccagactgatttccagagtggttatagcAGCTCGCAATCTCAACAAcaatggaggagcgttcctcttactccacatccttgccagcatctgctgtcacctgagtttttgatcttagcattcTGACGAAGTTGATTTTAAAGTACTAAATTAAATGCATCCAATAATAAATTGTTCCTGATAACCAGGCCAAGTAACTTACATGAGAACCAAAGGTAAGGAGTGTCTGGGTGCTGATGATGAATGATAACACTAGGACCTTGTTTTATACTACATGGGAAGGAATCTCTTTTAAACAGAAATTCCAATCAGCATCACTATATGGTCATTTTCTTCAAGTTCATGGTTGTCATAATGTATGGAAAATAAGGCTTGTCTTAGCATCCCATATTCTCTCTTGTTTGGAGATCCGAAATCCACGTCTTCAGATGTGAATATGTAGCCTGTAGTACCTACAGAAACCAAGAGAGCAAAACAGGATTATTCTCATGATAGGGTGAGGGTGAGAGCAATGGAGAGCAGAATAGCAGTCTACAAGTATCTCATCAGGAAAAATCTAAGAGATGGGGCTCCTTAGGGGTGGAAGAGACAGGTAAATACAGAAGaagtggggaggaagaaaaggggaagtaACAGCAAGAGGCAATTGATCAAAGAGGGAAATGGAAAATGTGTTGGATCTTTGGTAAGGGTGagggagataaatacagaaagaGGAGTTAGTTATGGGAAATAACAACATGGATGGCTGAAAAGGCCATAAGGAAACATCCTGTTAATGGTTTATTGTCCCATCCTGCCcaaaaatggaaaaggaataGGGTGGTTTCCTGATAACTCAGAATTAGTTCCTTAATCTTGAATTCAAGTTCACAAAAGATTTAAATTGAATGTGAACTAAACTGGAAGCCACCTAGGCCCATTTAGAACCATGTTGCTTATACAATTAATAGAGTCTAGAAGGTACACTAATGGTCTTTCCCTGTATCTATGTCTTTTATTCTAGATTCTGAGGATGTAAGATTTCATGGgaagagaaacataaaaaagaTGAATTGAGATAGACATTTTGTTGATTAAAACTCCTATGTTATCATGAATTATAACTGTGATTCCATGAGAATTGTGAGTCAAAATATGGATAATTGCAAAATACAGCATAGTAATATCACATGATATATTCTCATCTGATTTTTTGGATATCTTTTATGACTTTATCCCAGATCATGatagtttttgttcatttttgcaaAAGGGATTGATATTTTATGCTCATTACTACTATTTTAGTTGTTAATTATACAATGAGccaatttaaagaaataaaactgaatttcTAAGATATGAGACTCAAGGTGCAGTGCAGGAAGAaaaagtgtgttttctttgtaGATATAActctaaatatatttaatgtctgtaatattctttctgtgtAGGAGATACTTGGAAGGTATATAGCAATGTAGGCTAAAGATTGtgtgaaacaaaaaagaaaaatatagttcaCTCAAGAATTTTCAGAGAAAATAGAATGATTATATAGCCAAACTGTGATGTGAATCATAAGTGATGTGAATCATTGATACataatctattatttttttagatatatgAAATAGACTTCCACgatatttttaagataaatacaCTTTCCCTTTATGTCTTCAATCAAGAATGTCCTTTATTTCCAGTCTGGACTTGGAGTCCTAGCCAATATGTTTCTACTGACTTTCTATATTTTCATAATCCTATGTCACAGACCTAAGCCCATGGACCTGATCTCATGTCAATTATCCTTCGTTCACATAATGATGTTCCTCACTGCAGGGGATATTTGGCTTTCAGACTTATTTGAGTCACTGAACATTGAGAAAGACTTCGTATGTAAGGCAACTTTTTACACTAGTAGGGTGATGAGAGGCCTCTCTATGTGcatcacctgcctcctgagtgtgttcCAGGCTGTCACTATCAGTCCCAGTACCTCACTGTTGGCAAAATTTAAGCATAAACTAAAAAAATACATCATCTgtgcttttttctatttttggtcTTTCAATTTGTCCTTCAGCAGTAGCCTGTTCTTCTCTGTTGGTGCTTATAACAACATGAGTGACACCAACCAGATGAAGGTCACTAAATACTGCTCACACTTTCCCATGAACAACTTCATCAAGGAATTGAATGTAATAGTGTCAACTTtaagagatgtgtttcttgtagaaGTTATGCTAACCACAAGTGTATATATGGTGATTATCTTATATAGACATCAGAGACAATGCAAGCATCTTCATAGCATCAGACACTTGAGAGCATCCCCTGAGAAAAGGGCCACCCAGACCATCTTGCTGCTGGTGGTTTTCTTTGTGGTCATGTACTGGGTGGACTTCATCATCTCATCCACCTCAGTCCTGTTGTGGAGATATGACCCAGTCGTCCTGACTGTTCAGAAGTTTGTGGTGAATGCCTATCCCACAATAACTCCTTTGGTACAAATTAGTTCTGATAACAGAATAATCAATGTGCTGAAAAACTTGTGGCTAAAAAGCTAACAGACTGTTTAAAGGaggtaatttttctcttcttttgaaaaagagatttattatattttatttattgtatatatatgagtgttgtGCCAGCGTGTGTGCATTCCTGGTTCTCACAGAAGTCATAGGAGGTCATAGTATTGTGTGGACATGGACTTATCATTGCTTGTAAAGAGTTATTTTTCTCTAGGctcaattatttcttttttaaaaaacaaattccttttaaaagttatttaataGTTCAAGTAGCAAAGCAAGATTCTTTTcatatgatttaaataaaatgtgtggtatcatatattcatttaatattaCTGCTCCAATTTAAGTCATATCATAAATGTTCCCCTGATACtgagtttacaaaaaaaaattcttacttATAGTGACTCTTTAagcatttcttttgaaaatagttAAATTTAATCTAAATCATCAAGAATAGGTTTAAGCTGGTCAGTGGTGgcaacgcctttaatcccagcacttggcaggtaaaggcaggcagatttctgagttcaaggccagcctggtctacagagtgagttccaggacagccagggctacatagagaaactctgtcttgaaaaaataaaaattaaaaattaaaaaaatgaaaagaataggtTTAAGATCCCATTGTAGATCTAATTCTGTttcctaattattatttttttattatctgaAAGAGAACACTCTGACCACAGGTACCCATCAAGTTCCTCCACACCTTTTAAGCCCTCCCTGCCCACTTCTCTTCTGCCTAAATTCACTCATTTTCCCCCTAAGGAGAAAAGCAGCAGGCCTCGTaaggatatcaactgaacatggcatagCAGGCTACAGTAAAACTTGGTACAAACCCTCTTATTAAAGCTAGATGGGGCAACCCACTAGGAGAAAAATAAAGCCCCAAGCACAGGCAAAAGtgtcagagacacccccaccccaactgttAGGGATCCCATAAGAACACCCAAACTGCACAGCTATCAtgtgtatgcagaggacctagcagaGACCCATACAGGGTCCATGCTTTTTGCGTCAACCTCTGTGATCCCTTGTGATCCCTGCGTAGTTGATGCTGTGAGCCCTGTTCTCCTGGTGGCCTCAACCCCTCTGCCTCCTataatcctttctctctcttctcggCTACAGGTTTTCCCTGGCTCTGCCTAGTCTTTGGCTATGGATCTCTGCCTCTGCActcatcagttgctggatgatgCTTCTCTGGTGACAATTGGAATAGGTATctgagtatagcaaaatatcattagggATCATTTCATTGAAGTTTTTTCCAGTTGTATTTGGTTCTGTCCTGGATCTGCCTCGCCTTCCTGCTGATGCAGGCAGCATGGACTCCCTCAAGGGCTAAAGTTGTACCAGACATTGGttagccactcccacaagttcaaagtcataaTTACCTCAGAATATCCTGCAGGAAGGACAGGTTTTAAGTActaagttttgtggctgggttgttATCCCACTCCTTCTTCTATGAGCCTTGCCTAGTTTTAGAAGATTACCCATTCAGGTTCCTAACCCCACATTACTAGGAAGCTTCACTAAGGTCACTCTCATATGTCTCAGGGAGTTTCTACTGAATT encodes:
- the LOC110315504 gene encoding vomeronasal type-1 receptor 100-like translates to MSSIKNVLYFQSGLGVLANMFLLTFYIFIILCHRPKPMDLISCQLSFVHIMMFLTAGDIWLSDLFESLNIEKDFVCKATFYTSRVMRGLSMCITCLLSVFQAVTISPSTSLLAKFKHKLKKYIICAFFYFWSFNLSFSSSLFFSVGAYNNMSDTNQMKVTKYCSHFPMNNFIKELNVIVSTLRDVFLVEVMLTTSVYMVIILYRHQRQCKHLHSIRHLRASPEKRATQTILLLVVFFVVMYWVDFIISSTSVLLWRYDPVVLTVQKFVVNAYPTITPLVQISSDNRIINVLKNLWLKS